TCGAAGTATCGAATCGATCGTTGTTGCCGTTGAAAATGTCGACGGCCAGTACTTTCCCAAGCTGAGGCCATAAGGATTCGTCGGCGAATTTGACGATTTGTTCTTTGACCTTTCCTCTGACAGGCTTTGCAAAGCCGCCAACCTTTTTGGTGAACTCGGCGTCGCTGAGTCCGGATACCTGAGGCATCTTGACCCACGTGTAGCGCCCGGCGACAGCGTCGGTCACATTACTGTATCGGTTCGGTGGAGGCGGTGCTGGCGGCCCACCAGGGAGTGGGGGAAGTGGTCTGAACTTTTGTCTTGCAGTCTTCAGGAATGCCGTGATTTCTGGCCCGTCCATGATCTTCGTGTTGACCAGTTGATCATTGACGTTCTTCATCAACTTGCTGCCCCACTTGATCGAAAGAGCCGTGTCGTCATCCGATCGTCCGAGCACCTCCATACCCTTGGCTTCGCCTTTCACAACAACCTTCTTGCCATTCACCGTCAGGAAGTAAACCGGGTGATCATCCAGGCCCTTGTCGACAGTGAATTGCCCCTCGACAATTTTCGGAACAGAGTTGGACATATTTGGCCTTTCATGACGCAAGTTGTCGTTGGAATTCGGAAGTCAACAATTCAGAAACATGTTCGACGGTACTATCGAATCGGTGCGTGAAATTCCGGAAGTTTTCCAGAACAGTGAAACCTGGAAACCGTGAGACATCGTTCCTCTCTGCAACCTGGATCGCATAAGTCCCAAACCAGATTCGTCGTGGACACATACGTTCACTAGTGAACAAAATTAACTTCGCTTGGCCGCACAAGCCATTTCGGCCTCGCTAAACGGCGTCCACGAGAAAGGTGTAACACGAGGTTTGCATCAACGCGCGGTCTACTGAAAATGGCCAAGTGCCCGGTTCTCTATGGACGGGCCGTATGATCCAGAGCTGCCGAAATAGATTCGACCGGATCGGAATGGGGTGGCTGATTCCGGAGTTCAATTCTGGCATAGTTGAAGACAGGCGCTGAGGTCCACCAATTGTTGGTCGTCAATAATTCGAAACAGTCACAAGTATGAAAACGTACCCAAACGTTTCTCGAATACTATTGGCGGCTGCCAGTGACATCCCGTCGGCTTCCAATTTCAGTTTCCTTTTGGTGGCTCGGCCGGAAGCCGTTCGAGAATGTCGAAACTGTCATCAGAGGACCGTTCGCCCTCCCACTTTTGCATCGCTGCTGGCGCGGGACGCACTACGAACGGATAATCTTTCGTTCCGTAGTTCCAGACCTCGTAAATTACGCCATCTCGCCAAGGTTTTTCCGTGAGATCGGGGGTAGGCAAGTTGAACGGAGCGTAATCCTTCGGATCATTCAGGTCGAACGCAGGCAAGTCACCATCCGCATATTCCTCTGACAGAAATCTCTCGTGATCAGCGTCAGGGATTGGAAAAGGCATAAACGCCCCGGAGACATGAGCATCCAATAGCTGGCCGTCGGACATAAACGTCCCACGCATTTTTGTGCCGCGCAGCAGAGCGTGTTTTAGATCTGCCCTCCAAATCGCAGCTTCATCCAAACACGCATTGTCGAGCATGCATCCCTGCAAATCTGCAAACATAAGGTCCGCGTCGTGTAGATTCGCATCTCTTAAATCGGACAACTGCAACGACGCCGCCTGCAAACTGACATTTTGCAAGTTTGCTTTGGATAGGTTGGTGAACCGCAGGTCTGCATAGTCAAACACGGCGCCCAAGGAACTGAGATGCTTGAGGTCGATCTTGTGGTCAACAAGAAATTTCAACAACTGCCCGCGTTCTGGACTCAACGGTGGCCCCATCACAACGTCAGCGTTTGAGGCTTCGACTTCGAGCAATTGTCAAATGTTGTGTTTTGGGTTTTTGATTTAGGCGGCGATATCATCCTGCATGATTCCGTCTTTGAAGGAACGTCCTTCGATGACGAGTGTGATCTTTTCGTGGCAGTTGAGTCGTCTCCATTTCTTCGATGCTGACTGAGCCAGCTTGAACATCATCGCTAAGCTCGCCCGTCTTGTTCCGCTGCCTTTGGTCTTGCGGTGACGAAGGCGGATCGTCGCGAAGGTGGATTCGATCGGGTTGGTTGTCCGCAAGTGACTCCAGTGTTCGGCCGGGAAATCGTAGAACGTCAGCAGCTCGTCGCGGTCCTTCTTCAGGCAATCGCAAGCCGCTGCATACTTCGCACCGTACTTTTCAATGAATTCATCGAATGCTTTGTTCGCATCGTCCTTCGTTTCTGCCTGCCAGATTTCGTGCAGGTCGCCTTTCGCTTTGGGTTGAACGCTCTTAGGCATCTTGTTGAGAACATTGGCCGTCTTGTGAACCCAACAGCGTTGTTCACGAGTCTCGGGGAATACTTTGCGGATCGCGGCCCAGAAGCCAAGCGCACCATCGCCAACGGCAACCTTCGGTGACAATTGCAGGCCACGTTGCTTCAAGTCGACCAGTAACTCGCACCAGCTCTGCTCGCTCTCGCGGTAACCGTCCAGCACCGCGATCAATTCTTTCTGGCCTTCCGGCGTAGCCCCCATCAGCACCAGCAAACACTGCTTTTTATTGGCGTCATCCTCCAGTCGGACCTTCGCGTGAATGCCGTCGGCCCAGATGTAAACGTACTGCTTGTTCGATAGATCCCGCTTGCTCCAGTCATCGTATTCGCTGCACCACTGATCCTTGAGCCGGCAAACCACGTTGGGACTCAGCCCGGCGGCCCGCTCGCCGACGAGCGACTGCAACGCCTCGTTGAAGTCACCCGTGGAAATTCCTTTGAGGTAAAGCCAGGGGATGAGTTCTTCAATGGCCTTCGTTTTTCGCAGATAGCTCGGAAGCACGCTTGGCGAGAAAGCCACCCGTTTTTCGCGATCAGGATCGTTGTCGCGGACACGCCCCTGAGTGACCGGAATCGCTCCGGCACCGGTGAGGATGTCCCGCTCCGGAAGGCTTCCGTTCTTGACGACCAGTCGCCGGCCGTGCTCGTCAGTCCGATCCGCATGCATGGCGACGAACGCATCCACCTCGGCATCGACTGCGGTTTGTAGCATCCGCCTGGCTCCCTCACGGACAATCTCGTCGAGCGGACTTCGCTCGTCGAACTGAGCCCGAAAGGAAATCACTTCGGGATCGAGCGCTTGACCCACTGGCACTTTGGTTCGGTCTGTTTTAGTCTTGCTCATAGCGTATTCCTTTGCCCACTTCGGGCCGTTGGAGAGGAGAAGTTCCAACAGGATGCGCCACCTTTCTCATTCACTCAAGAACACAACTTTCGACAATAACTCTTCGACTTCGGCCCGTAACCACTCGGCTGACACACTGCTGTCACTGAAATTATACGTCGGAAACGTATTCAAAAACTGGGTTGGAAACGCCCGTTGATATCTGTAGGGACGCAGCAGTTTTGTGATCCAAGCGACGCGCACGGCAACGTCTTCATCCAGCTTTATGAGTCCGCTTTCTGTTGAAGGCTTTGAGTCGCGAATCGCTACCTGAATGCTTTCAAGGACGGTTGCTAGCTGCGTAGTATTACCCGAGATTCGAGTCGATTCCGCTATTTCACTTTGCACGGTGACCAATTCGTTTTGTTTCGCGAGCAAAGCAGTCTGCGACTTAAGCATCTCAGTTTGCCCTGTCAGTAACACATTTTGATCCGATATTAGCCCATTGGCTTGCCACGCGAAATAAAGCCCGAATAGAGCGACCAATCCAACGCCCGACGCTGCCGCGCCTGGAGCCAACGAAACGACGATCCGCCACATGAGCGCGTTTCTGGCGGCCACTCGACGGGGATCAGATTCAGTAAGGCTGCGGCTAGTCAGGCCGTTCTGGAGCAAGGCAAATAATCTGTGTTCTTGCGCCCACAAGGAGGCTTGCAGTTGTTCCTGAGTTACAAATTCATTTTCGGGGTGCGGACTACTCATTTAGCTATTTTCCCCGGCTGGTGCAGCCGCGTTGGTGTGGCCCCCTGCCACTTCCGGCTACGCCAGATTTCTGGGTGCGTCAGGCGGAATTGGAAACAACGCAATGTTTCATGGCGCGGCGATCGCTGTCTCAGTACGCCGATATTTCTGCGAAGAGCTCGGATACGGGACAAAACACCTTGATTGTGCAAATAGCCAAAGTTTCTGTCGGGCAGATTCCCGCCCAATAATGTTCGACACGCCTATTGCGCCGCGGGGGTGGTGTTGCACATTCCTAGTTTCTTACGAGGGACTGCAATGGGGAAGAAGGGAGCGAAAAGCGTTTCGCGTGCTCCGATTGACGGAGCGGCGATGTTGCGGCGAGTGTTTCCTTTGCTGTCTCGGCTGGCCCATTCCGGGGCTAGCCGGGAATTGACAGCTGTTATTCAGCCAGTGTGAAGCCTTGGTTCTGGCTGGTGCGTTCAACCCGGTGCTAAATTCAAGCGGGGGATTGTAGCGGCATCGGGTTGGAACCGTACGCGACGATCGACCGGTGGTTGAATAGTCTCCTGCGGATTTTTTTCGGAATCGGTGCTAGTCTTCGAGTACGGCCCAGAATTGCTGTCGTCTGCAATGGTAACACACGCTGAACAGGAACCTATTCTCACGGTCACCAGTTAGTGAGTCCCATACGGTTCTTCCCACGTCGATAGCAGACTCCCGTGCCAGTGGCACACACATACACTTCGTGGATGTGCTACGCAGTTACCTGAAACCGTCGTGAACCCAACTTGAATTGTTCGGCCTTCTTTGCCGCAGTTGCGATGGGACAGGCTTGCGCCTATCTTCTTGACGATTGATTGCTGAATATCGCGGCAGCCGAGGGCCTGCCTTACTCTCTGATTACGAATCCGACAATGTTCAAAGTCCTACAAATCGTGGTCTATCTGTTTGTGGTGTGTTTCACCAATGTCGCCACCGCCGATGATCCTGCGCCGCGTCATTCTACGGCCATCGTACAGACCATCGGCAAGGTTCAACCAGCCGTCGCTGCGGTTTATGTTCGCAAGAATGGCGGGCAGGGAGCGGGGAGTGGGTCTGTGATTGATCCGCGGGGTTATGTGCTGACGGCAAAGCATGTGGTGGGCGATGCTCATGTGGTGCTGCTGGCCGGAAGGCCGCCTCTGCAGGCGCAACTAATTGGCACCATGCCCGAG
This DNA window, taken from Fuerstiella marisgermanici, encodes the following:
- a CDS encoding IS256 family transposase, encoding MSKTKTDRTKVPVGQALDPEVISFRAQFDERSPLDEIVREGARRMLQTAVDAEVDAFVAMHADRTDEHGRRLVVKNGSLPERDILTGAGAIPVTQGRVRDNDPDREKRVAFSPSVLPSYLRKTKAIEELIPWLYLKGISTGDFNEALQSLVGERAAGLSPNVVCRLKDQWCSEYDDWSKRDLSNKQYVYIWADGIHAKVRLEDDANKKQCLLVLMGATPEGQKELIAVLDGYRESEQSWCELLVDLKQRGLQLSPKVAVGDGALGFWAAIRKVFPETREQRCWVHKTANVLNKMPKSVQPKAKGDLHEIWQAETKDDANKAFDEFIEKYGAKYAAACDCLKKDRDELLTFYDFPAEHWSHLRTTNPIESTFATIRLRHRKTKGSGTRRASLAMMFKLAQSASKKWRRLNCHEKITLVIEGRSFKDGIMQDDIAA
- a CDS encoding pentapeptide repeat-containing protein, with amino-acid sequence MLEVEASNADVVMGPPLSPERGQLLKFLVDHKIDLKHLSSLGAVFDYADLRFTNLSKANLQNVSLQAASLQLSDLRDANLHDADLMFADLQGCMLDNACLDEAAIWRADLKHALLRGTKMRGTFMSDGQLLDAHVSGAFMPFPIPDADHERFLSEEYADGDLPAFDLNDPKDYAPFNLPTPDLTEKPWRDGVIYEVWNYGTKDYPFVVRPAPAAMQKWEGERSSDDSFDILERLPAEPPKGN